The Oncorhynchus clarkii lewisi isolate Uvic-CL-2024 chromosome 29, UVic_Ocla_1.0, whole genome shotgun sequence genome contains a region encoding:
- the LOC139388704 gene encoding protein PRR14L-like: protein MDPQKDKQALLPFHSISPSLDTSVASKFPSPRNGSCKSLIIGVQSTHHECQALLLQLSDTANHLIAASPSPELPSSPDGGQSRRGNLPHFFNSKLKRHWDKDRPSCKKRQLKGISSTGGALAMTLLELQEETLQHHWQPLVILGSPVLLLSPLQLASLAQNFSRCCSKLLNGDTSTLQRGLSRLLRAPGQFPMSLFSQMGFSKISKGGLSTVLAASSPTSFRHWFRHKCPATLMRLSATEVKTVVCQIMESRKKYMHLPLLPLKDYTGPSGLCNDHSTSLTSPPTQRCRVRLTPERALSQSRTSHGHSPKTMHLDNQPEPVPSLAIATANVKYPGLHGHGCSPSREGGLYEATVGAPPGQRSKRVSQIRIRKTVPKPDNNLTPMGLPKPKRLKKKEFSLEEIYTNKNYRSPTPNRSLETIFEEPKEKNGLLVCIGHQKRKRVLDFPDFTLPRKRKARANLLPLRVKGPRGRGRRGRPDDSDLDIMLIERLSELEDFFTCQGLED from the exons ATGGACCCTCAGAAGGACAAACAAGCCCTCCTGCCCTTCCATTCTATCAGCCCCTCTCTGGACACCTCCGTGGCCTCCAAGTTCCCCTCTCCCCGAAATGGCTCTTGTAAATCTCTCATCATTGGTGTTCAATCCACCCACCACGAGTGCCAGGCCCTCCTGCTCCAGCTGTCGGACACAGCCAACCACCTCATAGCTGCCAGCCCCTCTCCGGAGCTCCCCTCATCCCCGGATGGTGGTCAAAGCAGACGAGGGAACCTCCCGCACTTCTTCAACTCCAAGCTCAAGCGCCACTGGGATAAGGACCGGCCCTCCTGTAAGAAGCGGCAGCTAAAAGGCATTAGCAGCACTGGTGGCGCTCTAGCCATGACTCTCCTGGAGCTGCAGGAGGAGACGTTGCAGCACCACTGGCAGCCACTGGTGATTCTGGGCAGCCCAGTCTTGCTTCTTTCCCCCCTGCAGCTGGCGTCCCTAGCCCAGAACTTCTCCCGCTGCTGCAGCAAACTCCTGAACGGAGACACCTCTACCCTGCAGCGGGGTCTCTCCCGCCTACTCCGCGCACCTGGTCAGTTCCCCATGTCCCTCTTCAGCCAGATGGGCTTCTCTAAGATCTCCAAGGGGGGTTTGAGCACTGTGCTGGCCGCCTCCTCCCCAACCTCCTTCCGCCACTGGTTCAGACACAAGTGCCCTGCTACCCTCATGAGACTGTCGGCCACAGAAGTGAAGACTGTGGTGTGTCAGATCATGGAGTCACGGAAGAAGTACATGCATCTTCCCCTGCTGCCCCTCAAGGACTACACTGGCCCGTCTGGCCTGTGCAATGACCACAG CACATCTCTCACCTCTCCGCCCACACAGCGATGTAGGGTCAGACTTACCCCAGAGCGGGCCCTTTCCCAATCCAGAACCAGCCATGGGCACAGCCCCAAGACCATGCATCTGGATAACCAGCCTGAGCCTGTACCCAGTCTTGCCATCGCTACAGCCAACGTCAAATACCCAGGTCTGCATGGGCATGGCTGCAGCCCATCCAGAGAG GGAGGTCTGTATGAGGCGACTGTGGGGGCCCCGCCAGGCCAGCGCTCCAAGAGGGTATCCCAGATCCGCATCCGGAAGACTGTTCCCAAACCAGACAATAACCTCACGCCCATGGGCCTGCCCAAACCAAAGAG ACTGAAGAAGAAGGAGTTCAGCTTGGAGGAGATTTACACCAACAAGAATTATAGATCGCCCACTCCCAACAG GAGCCTAGAGACAATCTTCGAGGAGCCCAAGGAGAAGAACGGATTGCTGGTCTGCATCGGCCACCAGAAGAGGAAGCGCGTGCTGGACTTCCCAGACTTCACACTGCCGCGCAAACGAAAAGCAAGAGCCAACCTGCTGCCCCTGCGCGTGAAGGGCCCCAGGGGCCGGGGCCGGAGGGGGAGGCCCGACGATTCCGACCTGGACATTATGCTCATCGAGAGGCTGAGCGAGCTGGAGGACTTCTTCACCTGCCAAGGCCTGGAGGACTGA
- the LOC139387795 gene encoding uncharacterized protein, producing MMLSSVPAVPRGGQQIPGTISVGLVDPLPPLSQLYHEKLATGCRETSKDQKTAAACVGPLMTMSLRPAESKARDGNLGMSSGGRPQQIPVEHRQNALGSVSSLRGHVYGTAGSADFRRAERPVSDQVQGFQRPGNNGNVLVNPKQLEPTSRASPPLQGCPPGPAPPASPTGEQLGILESCLAPHQAEMKRLLTGALGTLCQRLEVVERRMEELYEQGTKHGNSLALLNTQVGQLVRRMTATTKQDLSPLHGLGTEPRALKEEKLDFTKLLPHGPNPSCHMGCSGTDNGILTGCQWRMAKTFSPSRSPAQRCEHNEGFGGEMKRTELGHFLSSVGKEMVTEGCIQGNYSPMSDSEDLDMELAGEKGQDAPTWLVNSALMDTESSDSQEVTLLSPSLKAQSGDTQVNRRGSMETHPHPPHIHVPTQSQGQSKSTEIPTCPIPSKGRTMAAFSEVVQLSPIGACSLLAHSVKAVGSSRSEHTGRITPTYFQRRITSPPRTDHTAYTQSSKEAEKDWKPESKRRNKWEAKAHPVGEFVSTAAMSIKGSFSAQVQDQPQAGVGRETADERQWSQQHESIRTDYHHRVQSLCRIPGLHH from the exons ATGATGTTGTCATCTGTTCCGGCTGTTCCAAGAGGTGGTCAGCAGATACCCGGCACCATATCGGTGGGTCTGGTGGATCCATTACCCCCTCTTTCCCAGTTGTACCATGAAAAACTGGCCACAGGGTGCAGAGAGACTAGCAAGGACCAGAAGACTGCTGCTGCTTGTGTAGGACCTCTGATGACCATGTCTCTCAGACCAGCAGAGAGCAAAGCTAGAGATGGTAATCTTGGGATGAGCTCTGGTGGGAGACCGCAACAGATCCCGGTGGAGCACAGGCAGAACGCTTTGGGCTCAGTCTCCAGTCTAAGAGGTCATGTCTATGGGACTGCTGGCTCTGCCGACTTCAGAAGAGCAGAGAGACCAGTGTCAGACCAG GTTCAAGGCTTTCAAAGACCTGGCAACAATGGCAATGTCTTGGTTAATCCAAAACAACTAG AGCCTACCTCCAGGGCCTCGCCTCCGCTTCAAGGCTGCCCCCCTGGCCCTGCTCCCCCGGCCAGCCCCACAGGTGAGCAGCTGGGCATCCTGGAGAGCTGCCTGGCACCCCACCAGGCAGAGATGAAGCGGCTGCTGACAGGTGCCCTGGGCACCCTGTGCCAGCGGCtagaggtggtggagaggaggatggaggagctCTACGAGCAGGGAACCAAACACGGCAACAGCCTGGCCCTGCTCAACACCCAGGTGGGCCAGCTAGTGAGAAGGATGACCGCCACCACCAAACAGGACTTGTCACCTCTCCATGGTCTGG GAACAGAACCAAGAGCGCTGAAAGAAGAAAAGTTGGACTTCACCAAGCTGTTACCACATGGTCCAAACCCTTCATGCCATATGGGCTGCTCTGGAACAGACAACGGGATCCTCACTGGATGTCAATGGAGGATGGCGAAAACATTTTCACCTAGCCGCAGTCCGGCCCAGCGCTGTGAACACAATGAGGGATTTGGTGGGGAAATGAAAAGGACAGAGTTGGGGCACTTCTTATCCTCTGTTGGAAAAGAGATGGTCACAGAAGGGTGCATACAGGGAAACTACTCCCCCATGTCAGACTCTGAGGATCTGGACATGGAGCTGGCTGGCGAGAAGGGGCAGGACGCTCCCACCTGGTTGGTCAATTCTGCCCTGATGGACACAGAGTCTAGTGACAGCCAGGAAGTGACCCTTCTATCTCCTTCTTTGAAGGCACAATCTGGGGACACTCAAGTGAACAGGAGAGGGAGTATGGAGACACATCCACACCCTCCTCATATACACGTCCCCACTCAATCACAAGGCCAATCCAAAAGCACTGAGATCCCAACGTGTCCAATTCCAAGTAAGGGTCGGACTATGGCTGCATTTTCTGAGGTGGTCCAGTTGAGCCCTATAGGAGCTTGCTCTCTGTTGGCACATTCCGTTAAAGCCGTAGGCTCATCTAGGTCCGAGCACACAGGTAGAATAACTCCAACTTATTTCCAGCGAAGGATCACCAGCCCACCTCGCACTGACCACACGGCCTACACGCAGTCCTccaaagaggcagagaaagactgGAAGCCTGAGAGTAAGAGGCGGAACAAGTGGGAAGCGAAGGCACACCCGGTTGGCGAGTTCGTCTCCACTGCCGCCATGTCCATCAAGGGTAGCTTCTCCGCCCAGGTACAGGACCAACCGCAGGCTGGTGTGGGCAGGGAGACAGCCGATGAGAGGCAGTGGAGTCAACAACACGAGAGTATAAGG ACCGACTATCACCATCGGGTTCAGTCTCTGTGCCGTATTCCCGGTCTCCACCATTGA